One Curtobacterium herbarum genomic window carries:
- a CDS encoding DUF3040 domain-containing protein produces MPLSEQEQRLLEEMERSLYQNDSDFVARVTRRQGRPTYTAITIGVLIGLVGVGVIVLGLVIKQPLIGVLGFVVMLAGVLFALRPGGRTATARPARGASARPARGGARPARGSGGGSFIDRMNERWDKRNQQD; encoded by the coding sequence ATGCCACTCTCGGAGCAAGAGCAGCGCCTCCTCGAAGAGATGGAGCGGAGCCTCTACCAGAACGACTCCGACTTCGTGGCGCGCGTCACTCGCCGCCAGGGCCGTCCGACGTACACCGCCATCACGATCGGTGTCCTGATCGGACTCGTCGGCGTCGGTGTGATCGTCCTCGGGCTCGTCATCAAGCAGCCCCTCATCGGTGTGCTCGGCTTCGTCGTGATGCTGGCCGGGGTGCTCTTCGCCCTCCGCCCCGGCGGTCGGACCGCCACCGCCCGTCCGGCGCGCGGTGCGTCCGCCCGACCCGCCCGCGGCGGTGCCCGCCCGGCTCGCGGTTCCGGCGGCGGTTCCTTCATCGACCGGATGAACGAGCGCTGGGACAAGCGCAACCAGCAGGACTAG
- the rsmH gene encoding 16S rRNA (cytosine(1402)-N(4))-methyltransferase RsmH, translating into MAAPEKFPHTPVMLERIVDLFTPTLEGPGKTVVDATLGMGGHSAGLLERFPELTLVGLDRDTDALGIAGERLARFGDRVHLVHTVYDELPEALDGLGIDAVDGVLFDLGVSSLQLDRAERGFAYSQDAPLDMRMDRTQGITAAEVLADYDERELRRIFQRYGEEKLAGRYAKAIVERRTERPFTMSGDLVQVLHDATPVAIQRQGHPAKRVFQALRIEVNTELSVLERAIPAALDRIRVGGRLVVESYQSLEDRIVKRALVERTTSSAPADLPVELPEHAPTFALVVKGAEQADDAERAVNPRATPVRLRAAERIRK; encoded by the coding sequence ATGGCAGCACCGGAGAAGTTCCCGCACACCCCCGTGATGCTCGAGCGGATCGTCGACCTCTTCACGCCGACGCTCGAGGGCCCGGGCAAGACCGTCGTCGACGCCACGCTCGGCATGGGCGGCCACTCCGCCGGCCTGCTCGAGCGCTTTCCGGAGCTGACACTCGTCGGACTCGACCGCGACACCGACGCCCTCGGCATCGCGGGGGAGCGGCTCGCCCGCTTCGGCGACCGCGTGCACCTCGTGCACACCGTCTACGACGAGCTGCCGGAGGCCCTCGACGGCCTGGGCATCGACGCGGTCGACGGCGTGCTCTTCGACCTCGGGGTCTCGTCGCTGCAGCTCGACCGGGCCGAGCGCGGGTTCGCCTACAGCCAGGACGCCCCGCTCGACATGCGGATGGACCGGACGCAGGGCATCACCGCGGCCGAGGTCCTGGCCGACTACGACGAGCGCGAACTGCGCCGGATCTTCCAGCGCTACGGCGAGGAGAAGCTCGCCGGCCGGTACGCGAAGGCGATCGTCGAGCGTCGGACCGAGCGCCCGTTCACGATGTCCGGCGACCTGGTCCAGGTCCTCCACGACGCCACCCCGGTCGCGATCCAGCGGCAGGGGCACCCGGCGAAGCGGGTCTTCCAGGCGCTCCGCATCGAGGTCAACACCGAACTCAGCGTCCTCGAGCGGGCGATCCCGGCCGCCCTCGACCGGATCCGGGTCGGCGGCCGCCTGGTCGTCGAGTCGTACCAGTCGCTCGAGGACCGCATCGTCAAGCGGGCCCTCGTCGAACGCACCACCTCGAGCGCCCCGGCGGACCTGCCGGTGGAGCTCCCCGAGCACGCGCCGACCTTCGCGCTCGTCGTCAAGGGCGCCGAGCAGGCCGACGACGCCGAACGCGCCGTCAACCCCCGAGCTACCCCCGTGCGCCTGCGCGCGGCCGAGCGGATCCGGAAGTGA
- a CDS encoding Rv2175c family DNA-binding protein codes for MSAALPGDDALSERWLTVPDLVDLLGVSPGRVHRLFEERTLLPARVGGVLRVPSEFLDDTEPLPSLRGTLIVLGDNGLTDDEAVRWMLTEDDAMGTTPIAALRANRKAEVRRAAQSLL; via the coding sequence GTGAGTGCTGCCCTTCCCGGAGACGACGCCCTGTCCGAACGCTGGTTGACCGTGCCCGACCTGGTCGACCTGCTGGGGGTGAGCCCCGGCCGCGTCCATCGCCTGTTCGAGGAGCGGACCCTGCTGCCGGCCCGCGTCGGCGGTGTCCTCCGTGTCCCGTCCGAGTTCCTCGACGACACCGAGCCGCTGCCCTCGCTGCGCGGCACCCTGATCGTCCTCGGCGACAACGGGCTCACCGACGACGAGGCCGTCCGGTGGATGCTCACCGAGGACGACGCGATGGGGACGACGCCGATCGCCGCCCTCCGTGCGAACCGGAAGGCCGAGGTCCGGCGCGCGGCGCAGTCGCTGCTCTAG
- a CDS encoding peptidoglycan D,D-transpeptidase FtsI family protein, with product MTKTLRNRRLRYSVVMIAVIALVAVFVVRLVDIQVVQADELSKAAESKRSIPVTLYGTRGTIVDRDGTALAESVVRYNITTSPRLVKGFEGKLGGTRVKDVSVDQALSAIAKASGGDVAAMQKNITADPKSDFAYLVKGIDVAHYEAVRALQVPWLYPEQQAARSYPTGAATGNVTGFMGTDGAQAGLELAYQKCLAGTNGSETYERGEDGVQLPGSTVTQKRAKDGGTLVTTIDSDLQYMASQDIADAAQQLKAESATATVVNAKTGEVLAVADYPTVDPNDVDATKDPGAYGSRALTAAYEPGSTIKAAIAAALIDKGLASPTTQAVVPYSRTFPWGGTIHDSEFHPTENLTLTGILRDSSNVGITELGSKLTTQQRYDVMREFGLFEPESGIDYPGQPTMNYGASPQWDKQTDINSMFGQGISTTAMQVSSIYQTLANQGVRIPLHMVKGCQTEDGKTIDAPDVQSKRVVSAAAATQTVDMLQSVVTGGTLVGMKPISGYNIAAKTGTAEVADGAKGYGADRIISVAGMAPAEDPQYVVTVTFTKPQTTKWSSGAAPAFRTLMSQVLEKYRVAPSTTQARTYPSTW from the coding sequence GTGACGAAGACGCTCCGCAACCGACGACTGCGCTACAGCGTCGTGATGATCGCCGTGATCGCGCTCGTCGCGGTGTTCGTGGTCCGCCTGGTCGACATCCAGGTCGTCCAGGCCGACGAGCTGTCGAAGGCCGCCGAGTCGAAGCGCAGCATCCCGGTGACGCTCTACGGCACCCGCGGCACGATCGTCGACCGCGACGGGACGGCCCTGGCCGAGAGCGTGGTCCGCTACAACATCACGACCTCGCCCCGCCTGGTGAAGGGGTTCGAGGGCAAGCTCGGCGGGACCCGCGTCAAGGACGTCTCGGTCGACCAGGCGCTCAGCGCGATCGCGAAGGCCTCCGGCGGTGACGTCGCCGCCATGCAGAAGAACATCACGGCCGACCCGAAGTCCGACTTCGCGTACCTGGTCAAGGGCATCGACGTCGCGCACTACGAGGCCGTCCGTGCCCTGCAGGTCCCGTGGCTGTACCCGGAGCAGCAGGCCGCACGGTCGTACCCGACCGGCGCCGCCACCGGCAACGTCACCGGCTTCATGGGGACCGACGGTGCCCAGGCCGGCCTCGAGCTGGCGTACCAGAAGTGCCTCGCCGGGACGAACGGTTCCGAGACGTACGAGCGCGGTGAGGACGGCGTCCAGCTGCCGGGCAGCACCGTGACGCAGAAGCGTGCGAAGGACGGCGGGACGCTCGTCACCACGATCGACAGCGACCTGCAGTACATGGCGTCGCAGGACATCGCGGACGCCGCCCAGCAGCTCAAGGCCGAGTCCGCGACCGCCACCGTGGTGAACGCCAAGACCGGCGAGGTCCTGGCCGTCGCGGACTACCCGACGGTCGACCCGAACGACGTCGACGCCACGAAGGACCCCGGTGCCTACGGTTCCCGTGCCCTGACCGCCGCCTACGAGCCCGGTTCGACGATCAAGGCCGCGATCGCCGCCGCGCTCATCGACAAGGGGCTGGCGAGCCCGACCACCCAGGCGGTCGTGCCGTACTCGCGGACCTTCCCCTGGGGCGGCACGATCCACGACTCCGAGTTCCACCCCACCGAGAACCTGACGCTCACGGGCATCCTCCGGGACTCCTCGAACGTCGGCATCACGGAGCTCGGCTCGAAGCTCACGACCCAGCAGCGCTACGACGTGATGCGCGAGTTCGGCCTGTTCGAGCCCGAGTCCGGCATCGACTACCCGGGCCAGCCGACGATGAACTACGGCGCGAGCCCGCAGTGGGACAAGCAGACCGACATCAACTCGATGTTCGGCCAGGGCATCTCGACCACGGCCATGCAGGTGTCGAGCATCTACCAGACGCTCGCGAACCAGGGCGTCCGGATCCCGCTGCACATGGTGAAGGGCTGCCAGACCGAGGACGGCAAGACGATCGACGCGCCCGACGTGCAGAGCAAGCGTGTCGTGTCGGCCGCCGCGGCGACCCAGACGGTCGACATGCTGCAGAGCGTGGTCACCGGCGGCACCCTGGTCGGCATGAAGCCGATCTCGGGCTACAACATCGCCGCGAAGACCGGGACGGCCGAGGTCGCCGACGGCGCCAAGGGCTACGGCGCGGACCGTATCATCTCGGTGGCCGGAATGGCACCCGCCGAAGACCCCCAGTATGTTGTCACGGTGACGTTCACGAAGCCGCAGACCACCAAGTGGTCGAGCGGAGCGGCTCCGGCGTTCCGCACACTCATGTCCCAGGTGCTCGAGAAGTACCGAGTCGCCCCCTCCACGACGCAGGCACGGACCTACCCGTCGACCTGGTAG
- the mraZ gene encoding division/cell wall cluster transcriptional repressor MraZ, whose translation MLLGTHAPKLDEKGRVILPAKFRDELSGGLVMTRGQERCVVVFSARTFEELHERIRQAPMTSKRTRDYMRLFLSGASAEQPDKQNRVTIPQNLREYAGLERDLTVIGSGDRAEIWSTSAWETYYAETEEAFAENDEEVIPGIF comes from the coding sequence GTGCTGCTCGGTACCCATGCCCCGAAGCTCGACGAGAAGGGTCGCGTGATCCTGCCCGCCAAGTTCCGGGACGAACTCTCCGGCGGTCTCGTCATGACCCGCGGCCAAGAGCGGTGCGTGGTCGTCTTCAGCGCCAGGACCTTCGAGGAACTCCACGAGCGGATCCGCCAGGCGCCGATGACGTCGAAGCGCACCCGTGACTACATGCGCCTGTTCCTCTCCGGAGCCAGCGCCGAACAACCCGACAAGCAGAACCGCGTCACCATCCCGCAGAACCTCCGCGAGTACGCGGGTCTCGAGCGGGACCTGACGGTCATCGGCAGCGGTGACCGCGCCGAGATCTGGTCGACCAGTGCCTGGGAGACCTACTACGCGGAGACCGAAGAGGCCTTCGCCGAGAACGACGAGGAGGTGATCCCGGGGATCTTCTGA
- a CDS encoding polyprenyl synthetase family protein: MAESTRLVDLVSARIDRALDEQRDRLAAISPDLVSFDTFARDLLSGGKRFRALFCYWGWQSVAGRSGSFDPLSEGARQTTAEAIVTAAAALEVFHAAALVHDDIMDRSDTRRGRPAAHRRFESQHAESGWVGDRALFGTNAALLLGDMLLSLSDSLFDEALALLDPVRARIVRQEFHTMRLEVTAGQYLDIHEETAWPTVDDAEQLVRAQRVIVFKSAKYSVEAPLLIGALIAGASESQLDGLRSFGLPLGVAYQLRDDMLGVFGDPEVTGKPAGDDLREGKRTVLVATARKSLPVGARQLLDELLGDPDLDDDQVQMLRATLTDSGAVSAVERSIERHVQRAKAALDASPLTPSAREQLASLADTVSRRSA, translated from the coding sequence GTGGCTGAGAGTACGCGATTAGTGGACCTCGTCTCGGCGCGGATCGATCGGGCTCTCGACGAGCAGCGCGACCGCCTCGCGGCGATCAGTCCCGACCTGGTCTCCTTCGACACGTTCGCCCGAGACCTGCTGTCCGGCGGGAAGCGCTTCCGGGCGCTGTTCTGCTACTGGGGCTGGCAGTCGGTCGCGGGGCGCTCCGGCTCGTTCGACCCGCTGTCGGAAGGTGCCCGGCAGACCACCGCCGAGGCCATCGTCACCGCGGCCGCCGCGCTCGAGGTCTTCCACGCCGCGGCCCTGGTGCACGACGACATCATGGACCGCTCGGACACCCGTCGCGGGCGTCCGGCAGCGCACCGCCGCTTCGAGTCCCAGCACGCCGAGTCCGGCTGGGTCGGGGACCGTGCGCTCTTCGGCACGAACGCCGCACTGCTCCTCGGTGACATGCTCCTGTCGCTCAGCGACTCCCTCTTCGACGAGGCCCTCGCGCTGCTCGACCCGGTGCGCGCCCGAATCGTGCGGCAGGAGTTCCACACGATGCGGCTCGAGGTCACCGCCGGTCAGTACCTCGACATCCACGAGGAGACCGCCTGGCCGACCGTCGACGACGCCGAACAGCTCGTCCGGGCCCAGCGCGTCATCGTCTTCAAGTCCGCCAAGTACTCGGTCGAGGCGCCGCTGCTCATCGGGGCGCTCATCGCCGGAGCCAGCGAGAGCCAGCTCGACGGACTCCGGTCCTTCGGCCTGCCCCTCGGCGTGGCATACCAGCTGCGTGACGACATGCTCGGCGTGTTCGGCGACCCGGAGGTCACCGGCAAGCCCGCCGGCGACGACCTCCGCGAGGGCAAGCGCACCGTCCTCGTCGCCACCGCCCGCAAGTCCCTGCCGGTCGGGGCCCGCCAGCTGCTCGACGAGTTGCTCGGTGACCCGGACCTCGACGACGACCAGGTGCAGATGCTCCGCGCCACCCTCACCGACTCCGGTGCGGTCAGCGCGGTCGAGCGGTCCATCGAGCGGCACGTCCAGCGGGCCAAGGCCGCGCTCGACGCGTCGCCGCTGACGCCGTCGGCCCGTGAGCAGCTCGCCTCGCTCGCGGACACGGTCAGCCGCCGCTCGGCCTGA
- a CDS encoding Mur ligase family protein, which yields MSARIPPVLRPEHPTPRPVAELANAFGLRVVGSLDGVETTGVTLSAAEVQPGDLFVGVHGANRHGAEFAADAAERGAVAVLTDADGVAVAEASGLPVLVVDDPRAALGDVSAWVYRTNPDEAELPQLFAVTGTNGKTSTSYILEGILKQLGLVTGLSSTAERHIGQLSVTSRLTTPEASEMHALLARMRESEVRAVAVEVSAQALSRHRVDGIVFDVVAFTNLSHDHLDDYADMEEYFQAKLPLFQPEHGRRGVVSLDTDWGHRVVQDCRIPVTTITVHPDVEAEWHVDIVASHAAYTEFRLTGPEGRELTTRVPLIGWHMAANAALAIVMLVEGGFELGAIAHALETNHRTYADERDGTVVSAIECYLPGRTERVSGNSGPSVYVDFGHSPDAFLNTLAAVRQFTPGKVVMLFGADGDRDTTKRADMARVAAEGSDILVVTDHHPRFEDAASIRKTLVDAARAALPEHEIHEVSPPEAAIRAAVALVGEGDSILWAGPGHQDYRDIQGVRTPYSARDEARAALREAGWEPNSGPAEDVR from the coding sequence TTGTCAGCACGGATCCCCCCGGTCCTCCGGCCCGAACACCCGACCCCGCGGCCGGTCGCCGAACTCGCGAACGCCTTCGGGCTCCGGGTCGTCGGGTCGCTCGACGGCGTCGAGACGACCGGCGTCACCCTGAGCGCCGCCGAGGTGCAGCCCGGTGACCTGTTCGTCGGCGTCCACGGTGCGAACCGCCACGGTGCCGAGTTCGCCGCCGACGCCGCCGAGCGCGGTGCCGTCGCCGTCCTGACCGACGCCGACGGTGTGGCCGTCGCCGAGGCCTCCGGTCTGCCCGTGCTGGTCGTCGACGACCCGCGGGCAGCGCTCGGGGACGTCTCCGCGTGGGTGTACCGCACGAACCCGGACGAGGCCGAGCTGCCGCAGCTCTTCGCCGTCACCGGGACGAACGGCAAGACCAGCACCTCGTACATCCTCGAGGGCATCCTCAAGCAGCTCGGCCTGGTCACCGGCCTGAGCTCGACCGCCGAGCGCCACATCGGCCAGCTCAGCGTCACCAGCCGGCTCACCACGCCCGAGGCCAGCGAGATGCACGCGCTCCTCGCCCGGATGCGCGAGAGCGAGGTCCGCGCCGTCGCCGTCGAGGTCAGCGCCCAGGCCCTCAGCCGGCACCGCGTCGACGGCATCGTCTTCGACGTCGTGGCGTTCACGAACCTCAGCCACGACCACCTCGACGACTACGCCGACATGGAGGAGTACTTCCAGGCGAAGCTCCCGCTGTTCCAGCCGGAGCACGGCCGTCGTGGTGTCGTCTCGCTCGACACCGACTGGGGCCACCGCGTCGTCCAGGACTGCCGGATCCCGGTGACCACCATCACCGTGCACCCCGACGTCGAGGCCGAGTGGCACGTCGACATCGTGGCGTCCCACGCCGCCTACACCGAGTTCCGCCTGACCGGACCGGAGGGCCGCGAGCTCACCACCCGCGTCCCGCTGATCGGCTGGCACATGGCAGCGAACGCCGCACTCGCCATCGTGATGCTCGTCGAGGGCGGCTTCGAACTCGGCGCGATCGCGCACGCGCTCGAGACGAACCACCGCACCTACGCCGACGAGCGCGACGGCACCGTCGTCAGCGCCATCGAGTGCTACCTGCCCGGCCGCACCGAGCGCGTCTCCGGCAACTCCGGGCCGAGCGTCTACGTCGACTTCGGGCACAGCCCCGACGCCTTCCTCAACACCCTCGCCGCGGTGCGCCAGTTCACGCCGGGCAAGGTCGTCATGCTCTTCGGCGCCGATGGTGACCGCGACACGACGAAGCGTGCCGACATGGCCCGTGTCGCGGCCGAGGGCTCCGACATCCTCGTCGTCACCGACCACCACCCTCGGTTCGAGGACGCCGCGTCGATCCGGAAGACCCTGGTCGACGCCGCCCGTGCCGCCCTGCCGGAGCACGAGATCCACGAGGTGAGCCCGCCCGAGGCGGCCATCCGTGCCGCCGTCGCCCTGGTCGGCGAGGGCGACTCGATCCTCTGGGCCGGCCCCGGTCACCAGGACTACCGCGACATCCAGGGCGTCCGGACGCCGTACTCGGCCCGCGACGAGGCCCGCGCGGCGCTCCGCGAGGCCGGCTGGGAACCCAACTCCGGCCCGGCGGAGGACGTGCGATGA